The following are encoded together in the Myxocyprinus asiaticus isolate MX2 ecotype Aquarium Trade chromosome 7, UBuf_Myxa_2, whole genome shotgun sequence genome:
- the pold4 gene encoding DNA polymerase delta subunit 4, whose amino-acid sequence MTVQQHLDMTPKRGLITDTYKVVKKARRGGKRDKSPTPPRAEPEPPQLSEREKDLLELKKFDLDWRFGPCTGISRLQRWERAALHGLDPPQEIKDILLKEKTDREYTQSLWCDYPL is encoded by the exons ATGACTGTCCAACAACATTTAG ATATGACACCTAAGCGTGGCCTCATCACCGACACGTATAAGGTTGTAAAGAAAGCAAGGAGAGGTGGCAAGAGAGACAAGTCTCCTACGCCACCAAGAGCAG AGCCTGAGCCCCCACAGCTGAGTGAAAGAGAAAAAGATCTACTGGAGCTGAAGAAGTTTGATTTGGACTGGAGGTTCGGACCATGCACAG ggatcAGTCGACTGCAGAGATGGGAGAGGGCCGCACTGCATGGGTTGGATCCCCCACAGGAGATTAAAGACATTCTACTGAAGGAGAAAACTGACCGAGAGTACACACAGAG TCTCTGGTGTGACTATCCACTCTGA
- the LOC127443373 gene encoding FACT complex subunit SSRP1-like isoform X1 — protein MSDTLEFNEIYQEVKGTWNDGRLRFSKQTVVYKNNKTGKVDTIPIPELTQAQWRRVCLGHGIKLSTSTGHIYKYDGFKDTSLYVQDLEKISEYFKANYKVELAEKDMCVKGWNWGTAKFGGPLLSFEVSDSPAFEIPLSSVSQCATGKNEVTLEFHQNDDTEVSLMEVRFYVPPTPGDEGSDPVEAFAQNVLSKADVIQATGDAVCIFRELQCLTPRGRYDIRIYPTFLHLHGKTFDYKIPYTTVLRLFLLPHKDQRQMFFVISLDPPIKQGQTRYHFLILLFSKEEDISLTLNMNEEEVERRFEGKLNKNMSGSLYEMVSRVMKALVNRKITVPGNFQGHSGAQCITCSYKASSGLLYPLERGFIYVHKPPVHLRFEEIAFVNFARGTTTTRSFDFEIETKQGNQYTFSSIEREEYGKLFDFVNAKKLSIKNRGFKEGMKGNDDMYSDSDDDKHDAYLERMKQEGKIREEANDSDDSEGESDESFNPGEEDDEIAEEYDSKASASESSADDGDSDGDQKKKPAKKAKLVKERKPRKKEKKAKDSNAPKRPMSAYMLWLNSSRDRIKSENPGISVTEISKKAGEMWRQLSKEKKEEWDGKAEEAKKDYERAMREYKESGGGSSGTSKKERNKKRGKNEEKSKRKSGGGREKEKERATGNDSFKSREFISSEESSSESEKGKGRKRKGSDDEEEVASTPPSSEESGSD, from the exons ATGAGTGACACTCTGGAATTCAATGAAATTTATCAGGAGGTCAAGGGCACCTGG AATGATGGGCGTCTGCGCTTCAGTAAGCAGACAGTGGTGTATAAAAACAATAAGACTGGAAAGGTGGACACCATTCCCATTCCTGAGCTCACTCAAGCCCAGTGGAGGAGAGTCTGTCTGGGTCACGGCATCAAACTGTCCACCAGCACTGGTCACATCTACAAATATGACGGCTTCAAAGACACT TCTCTTTATGTACAGGACTTGGAGAAGATCTCAGAGTACTTTAAAGCCAACTACAAAGTGGAGTTGGCAGAGAAAGATATGTGTGTGAAGGGCTGGAATTGGGGCACTGCTAAATTCGGTG GGCCGTTGCTCTCGTTTGAGGTGAGTGACAGTCCTGCATTTGAGATTCCACTCTCCAGTGTATCTCAGTGTGCAACGGGAAAGAATGAGGTCACACTGGAGTTTCATCAGAACGATGACACAGAGGTCTCCCTCATGGAGGTGCGCTTCTATGTACCGCCCACCCCAGGAGACGAGGGTTCAGACCCTGTGGAG GCATTTGCCCAGAACGTTCTGTCTAAGGCAGATGTGATCCAGGCTACAGGAGATGCTGTGTGTATCTTCAGAGAGCTGCAGTGCCTCACACCCAGgggcag GTACGATATACGTATTTATCCCACATTCCTCCATCTGCACGGTAAGACGTTTGACTACAAGATCCCTTACACCACCGTGCTCCGCCTCTTCCTGTTACCTCATAAAGACCAGCGGCAGATGTTCTTTGTG ATCAGTCTGGACCCTCCCATTAAACAGGGTCAAACTCGCTATCATTTCCTCATCCTTTTGTTCTCCAAGGAAGAGGACATCAGCCTCACTCTCAacatgaatga GGAGGAGGTGGAGAGACGTTTTGAGGGGAAACTTAATAAAAACATGTCTGGCTCTCTCTATGAGATGGTCAGCAGAGTCATGAAGGCCCTGGTCAACAGGAAGATCACAGTGCCTGGAAATTTCCAAGG TCATTCAGGTGCTCAGTGTATAACGTGTTCATATAAGGCCAGTTCAGgtctgctgtatcctctggaGAGAGGATTCATCTATGTGCATAAGCCTCCGGTGCATTTGCGCTTTGAGGAGATCGCGTTTGTGAACTTTGCCCGTGGCACCACCACCACCCGCTCCTTCGATTTCGAGATCGAGACCAAGCAGGGCAATCAGTACACCTTCAGCAGCATCGAGAG GGAGGAATATGGGAAACTCTTTGACTTTGTCAATGCTAAGAAGCTCAGCATCAAGAACAGAGGCTTCAAAGAG GGTATGAAAGGTAATGATGACATGTACAGTGACTCAGATGATGACAAGCATGACGCGTACCTGGAACGTATGAAGCAGGAGGGCAAGATCCGCGAGGAGGCCAATGACAGTGATGACTCAGAGGGCGAGAGTG ATGAATCCTTTAATCCCGGAGAAGAGGATGATGAAATTGCAGAAGA gtatgACAGTAAGGCCTCTGCCAGTGAAAGCAGCGCTGATGATGGGGACAGTGATGGGGACCAGAAGAAGAAACCAGCCAAGAAAGCCAAATtagtaaaagaaagaaaacctCGTAAGAAAGAG AAAAAGGCAAAGGACAGCAATGCCCCCAAGAGGCCAATGAGTGCCTATATGCTGTGGCTAAACTCGAGCCGAGACCGCATTAAATCAGAGAACCCTGGCATCTCCGTtacagaaatctccaaaaaggCTGGAGAAATGTGGAGACAACTTAGCAAAGAGAAGAAAGAG GAGTGGGATGGAAAAGCAGAGGAAGCAAAGAAAGATTATGAGCGAGCGATGAGAGAGTATAAAGAGAGTGGTGGAGGCTCCTCAGGCACCTCAAAAAA GGAGAGGAATAAGAAAAGAGGGAAGAATGAAGAAAAGAGCAAGAGGAAGTCAGGAGGtggaagggagaaagagaaggagCGAGCAACAGGCAATGACAGCTTTAAGAGTCGAGAGTTCATATCCAGCGAGGAGAGCTCATCAGAGTCCGAGAAGGGCAAGGGACGTAAACGCAAG
- the LOC127443373 gene encoding FACT complex subunit SSRP1-like isoform X2, which translates to MSDTLEFNEIYQEVKGTWNDGRLRFSKQTVVYKNNKTGKVDTIPIPELTQAQWRRVCLGHGIKLSTSTGHIYKYDGFKDTDLEKISEYFKANYKVELAEKDMCVKGWNWGTAKFGGPLLSFEVSDSPAFEIPLSSVSQCATGKNEVTLEFHQNDDTEVSLMEVRFYVPPTPGDEGSDPVEAFAQNVLSKADVIQATGDAVCIFRELQCLTPRGRYDIRIYPTFLHLHGKTFDYKIPYTTVLRLFLLPHKDQRQMFFVISLDPPIKQGQTRYHFLILLFSKEEDISLTLNMNEEEVERRFEGKLNKNMSGSLYEMVSRVMKALVNRKITVPGNFQGHSGAQCITCSYKASSGLLYPLERGFIYVHKPPVHLRFEEIAFVNFARGTTTTRSFDFEIETKQGNQYTFSSIEREEYGKLFDFVNAKKLSIKNRGFKEGMKGNDDMYSDSDDDKHDAYLERMKQEGKIREEANDSDDSEGESDESFNPGEEDDEIAEEYDSKASASESSADDGDSDGDQKKKPAKKAKLVKERKPRKKEKKAKDSNAPKRPMSAYMLWLNSSRDRIKSENPGISVTEISKKAGEMWRQLSKEKKEEWDGKAEEAKKDYERAMREYKESGGGSSGTSKKERNKKRGKNEEKSKRKSGGGREKEKERATGNDSFKSREFISSEESSSESEKGKGRKRKGSDDEEEVASTPPSSEESGSD; encoded by the exons ATGAGTGACACTCTGGAATTCAATGAAATTTATCAGGAGGTCAAGGGCACCTGG AATGATGGGCGTCTGCGCTTCAGTAAGCAGACAGTGGTGTATAAAAACAATAAGACTGGAAAGGTGGACACCATTCCCATTCCTGAGCTCACTCAAGCCCAGTGGAGGAGAGTCTGTCTGGGTCACGGCATCAAACTGTCCACCAGCACTGGTCACATCTACAAATATGACGGCTTCAAAGACACT GACTTGGAGAAGATCTCAGAGTACTTTAAAGCCAACTACAAAGTGGAGTTGGCAGAGAAAGATATGTGTGTGAAGGGCTGGAATTGGGGCACTGCTAAATTCGGTG GGCCGTTGCTCTCGTTTGAGGTGAGTGACAGTCCTGCATTTGAGATTCCACTCTCCAGTGTATCTCAGTGTGCAACGGGAAAGAATGAGGTCACACTGGAGTTTCATCAGAACGATGACACAGAGGTCTCCCTCATGGAGGTGCGCTTCTATGTACCGCCCACCCCAGGAGACGAGGGTTCAGACCCTGTGGAG GCATTTGCCCAGAACGTTCTGTCTAAGGCAGATGTGATCCAGGCTACAGGAGATGCTGTGTGTATCTTCAGAGAGCTGCAGTGCCTCACACCCAGgggcag GTACGATATACGTATTTATCCCACATTCCTCCATCTGCACGGTAAGACGTTTGACTACAAGATCCCTTACACCACCGTGCTCCGCCTCTTCCTGTTACCTCATAAAGACCAGCGGCAGATGTTCTTTGTG ATCAGTCTGGACCCTCCCATTAAACAGGGTCAAACTCGCTATCATTTCCTCATCCTTTTGTTCTCCAAGGAAGAGGACATCAGCCTCACTCTCAacatgaatga GGAGGAGGTGGAGAGACGTTTTGAGGGGAAACTTAATAAAAACATGTCTGGCTCTCTCTATGAGATGGTCAGCAGAGTCATGAAGGCCCTGGTCAACAGGAAGATCACAGTGCCTGGAAATTTCCAAGG TCATTCAGGTGCTCAGTGTATAACGTGTTCATATAAGGCCAGTTCAGgtctgctgtatcctctggaGAGAGGATTCATCTATGTGCATAAGCCTCCGGTGCATTTGCGCTTTGAGGAGATCGCGTTTGTGAACTTTGCCCGTGGCACCACCACCACCCGCTCCTTCGATTTCGAGATCGAGACCAAGCAGGGCAATCAGTACACCTTCAGCAGCATCGAGAG GGAGGAATATGGGAAACTCTTTGACTTTGTCAATGCTAAGAAGCTCAGCATCAAGAACAGAGGCTTCAAAGAG GGTATGAAAGGTAATGATGACATGTACAGTGACTCAGATGATGACAAGCATGACGCGTACCTGGAACGTATGAAGCAGGAGGGCAAGATCCGCGAGGAGGCCAATGACAGTGATGACTCAGAGGGCGAGAGTG ATGAATCCTTTAATCCCGGAGAAGAGGATGATGAAATTGCAGAAGA gtatgACAGTAAGGCCTCTGCCAGTGAAAGCAGCGCTGATGATGGGGACAGTGATGGGGACCAGAAGAAGAAACCAGCCAAGAAAGCCAAATtagtaaaagaaagaaaacctCGTAAGAAAGAG AAAAAGGCAAAGGACAGCAATGCCCCCAAGAGGCCAATGAGTGCCTATATGCTGTGGCTAAACTCGAGCCGAGACCGCATTAAATCAGAGAACCCTGGCATCTCCGTtacagaaatctccaaaaaggCTGGAGAAATGTGGAGACAACTTAGCAAAGAGAAGAAAGAG GAGTGGGATGGAAAAGCAGAGGAAGCAAAGAAAGATTATGAGCGAGCGATGAGAGAGTATAAAGAGAGTGGTGGAGGCTCCTCAGGCACCTCAAAAAA GGAGAGGAATAAGAAAAGAGGGAAGAATGAAGAAAAGAGCAAGAGGAAGTCAGGAGGtggaagggagaaagagaaggagCGAGCAACAGGCAATGACAGCTTTAAGAGTCGAGAGTTCATATCCAGCGAGGAGAGCTCATCAGAGTCCGAGAAGGGCAAGGGACGTAAACGCAAG